From one Paenibacillus sp. FSL K6-1330 genomic stretch:
- a CDS encoding antibiotic biosynthesis monooxygenase — MTEYANTPKPPYYACIFVSKRTEGNRGYGEMSDKMAELAAQQPGYLGVESARDEGLGITVSYWDSLEAICLWKENAAHQVAQERGKNEWYESFGLRICKVERDSFYKL; from the coding sequence ATAACGGAATACGCGAATACGCCGAAGCCACCTTACTATGCCTGCATTTTTGTGTCCAAACGAACAGAGGGTAACCGGGGTTATGGGGAGATGTCCGATAAAATGGCAGAGCTCGCCGCGCAGCAGCCCGGCTATTTGGGGGTGGAGTCTGCACGGGATGAGGGCCTTGGGATCACGGTATCGTACTGGGATTCCCTGGAGGCCATTTGTTTATGGAAGGAGAATGCTGCTCATCAGGTAGCCCAGGAACGGGGCAAGAACGAGTGGTATGAAAGCTTTGGTTTACGAATTTGCAAAGTGGAGAGGGACAGCTTCTACAAGCTTTAG
- a CDS encoding Gfo/Idh/MocA family oxidoreductase: MIQNPGKIRWGIIGTGWIAEQFAADLAYVENAQFVAVGSRTASNAGEFASKYDIPRAYGSYEELVKDPDIDVVYIATPHPLHRDHALMCLQAGKAVLCEKPFTINGDELEELVAAAREQKLFLMEAMWTRFLPPIRKVREWLNDGLIGDVRLLKADFGFRSGWNPQGRLLNLELGGGALLDAGIYPVSFASMIFGTEPEKIWSTAHIGETGVDEQFSVILSYESGKTASLNGAIRLGLTNEAYIYGTNGYIHIPSFLNATSAALYVDGEEPVVVTDDRQEKGYSFEAYEVGRCLMEGRLESDVMTLDESLAIMRLLDQIRGQWGLKYPSEG; this comes from the coding sequence ATGATACAGAATCCGGGCAAGATCAGATGGGGAATCATAGGGACAGGCTGGATTGCGGAGCAGTTTGCAGCCGATCTGGCGTATGTGGAGAACGCTCAGTTTGTGGCCGTGGGCTCTCGTACGGCAAGCAATGCAGGAGAGTTTGCGTCTAAATACGATATACCGCGGGCTTATGGCAGTTACGAGGAACTCGTGAAGGATCCCGATATTGACGTTGTTTACATAGCGACTCCGCATCCGCTGCACCGGGATCATGCCTTAATGTGTCTTCAGGCCGGCAAAGCCGTCCTGTGCGAGAAACCCTTTACGATTAACGGGGATGAATTGGAGGAATTAGTGGCAGCTGCACGGGAGCAAAAGCTGTTCCTGATGGAGGCCATGTGGACGCGTTTCCTTCCCCCGATTCGGAAGGTGCGCGAATGGTTGAACGACGGACTTATCGGCGATGTTCGGCTGCTGAAGGCCGATTTTGGTTTTCGCAGCGGCTGGAATCCGCAGGGCCGTTTGCTCAATTTGGAACTTGGCGGCGGCGCGCTGCTGGATGCGGGTATTTATCCGGTGTCGTTTGCATCCATGATTTTTGGAACCGAGCCGGAGAAGATATGGAGTACCGCGCATATCGGTGAGACGGGCGTAGATGAGCAGTTCTCGGTTATTCTATCTTATGAATCGGGCAAAACCGCTTCGTTAAACGGGGCGATCCGGCTTGGATTGACGAATGAAGCTTATATTTATGGCACCAACGGGTATATTCACATTCCGTCCTTCTTGAATGCAACATCCGCTGCGCTTTATGTAGATGGCGAGGAACCGGTGGTTGTTACAGATGACCGGCAGGAGAAAGGGTATAGCTTCGAGGCTTATGAAGTGGGGCGGTGTCTAATGGAAGGGCGGCTGGAGAGCGATGTGATGACGCTTGATGAGTCGCTTGCGATTATGAGGCTGCTGGATCAGATTCGGGGACAGTGGGGCCTGAAGTATCCTTCGGAAGGTTAA
- a CDS encoding S-layer homology domain-containing protein, giving the protein MITHLYKRLLSMLLSIALVFGLFAGIGSLSTVEAATQDQPDILLQRNAEWKYFDQGQDLTTVWRSTYDDSSWESGFAPFGYKDNGSSIATTEFGPLGTIVDYGTDKKLKHRTTYFRTNLQVNKDQIDSYGQILGTFGIDDGAVLYVNGHEVRRMGMPEGEITYDMKATSSKDLPVIYGDVDLTEPLKTYLQDGNNEIAVEIHQQSDSSSDLYFDMKLAALAQAPALDISKVTVTFHGDATSAKGFTWYTPLGSSQSDVQVVENRGAGPDFSQALAFSGRTSVSSNSPGEHVHKAEATGLMADTSYYFRVGDQSLNVWSEVGTFQTAPVSGAFTFIDLTDTQAKEEDEAMLSAATLSKALATIPDAKFVVHNGDVVENGTSEQEWNWLLGHSQSSLLNTTIAPSAGNHENKNYAFYEHFNVKQPDNAATITGAYYSYDYSNAHFIVLNSNENSPEYANFSAEQVAWVKQDVEQAKAAGADWIIVNIHKGPYTTSNHATDSDIMGANGVRNKIAPLMNELGIDMVLQGHDHIYARTKPIKSDGTAEDATKITEMFNGQNIEYAVKPDGTIYMIPATAGAKVYFKNQKPELGDSYFNLFERAEENHARQYGNTTSLARGQVQNFVGFTIDGGRLTAVTYEIDQNQMNGQPFIVDQFGIMKETKPDPVQEKVSKVTVTFHGDAKTSKGFTWYTSQQVTGSDLQIVEKSAVAPDFTNGITFQGRSAASTNSAAELVHKEEATKLKPNTSYDFRVGDAALGVWSETGTFRTAPEKGAFTFIDLADTQAKAEDEAVLSSETLAKALATVPEAQFVVHNGDIVDKGVKEEQWNWLLGHSQESLLHTTLVPSAGNHEDENYAFIEHFNVQQPDNSATETGAYYSYDYSNAHFVVLNSNEDSDVYDNFSVEQVEWLKQDVQKAKKAGAEWVIVNIHKGPYTTSNHATDSDIMGANGVRSKIAPLMAELGIDFVLQGHDHIYARTKPIKADGKAAEPEKITEMLNGEKLEYSVNPDGTIYLIPATAGPKVYYKNPSEKLGDAYYGLFERAEENHAAKYGPDPSDNRRPKRSQVQNFVGITIDGGKLTAVSYEIDQNLNGAQPFIIDQFGIVKKDVQTPNPDPGTPGPGPGPGTPNPGPGTSNPGSGSNSGSGNNPGSGSGSGSGSGSGNGSGAGNGTNPGNGSETGSQPGSNPGTDSGNGNLPALRDTAGHWAKSAIDKAVAAGFVNGYGDGTFRPNQQVTRAEFMAMLGRALHLTEGGTKLTFTDAGKIPSWAKDAVAQGVAAGIISGYKDGSFGPHKPLNRAELVAMIVRASGINPDSVAKLTFKDTKEIPKWAARYIATAVDAGLVGGVGNNRFAPQQFATRAEAVTLIIGLLEHVN; this is encoded by the coding sequence ATGATTACTCATCTGTACAAAAGGCTATTATCCATGCTGTTATCCATAGCGTTAGTGTTTGGATTATTTGCAGGAATCGGATCCTTATCCACTGTTGAAGCAGCAACGCAGGATCAGCCTGATATCTTACTTCAGCGCAATGCGGAGTGGAAGTATTTTGATCAGGGCCAAGATTTAACAACCGTATGGCGTTCCACCTATGATGATTCCTCATGGGAATCCGGATTCGCTCCTTTCGGTTATAAAGATAACGGAAGCAGCATAGCAACCACGGAGTTTGGTCCGCTGGGCACCATAGTAGACTATGGTACGGATAAAAAACTCAAGCACCGCACGACGTATTTCCGAACGAATCTTCAAGTCAACAAGGACCAAATTGACAGTTACGGCCAGATTCTCGGCACGTTCGGCATTGATGACGGCGCCGTGCTCTACGTCAATGGCCATGAAGTAAGACGCATGGGCATGCCGGAAGGCGAAATCACGTACGACATGAAGGCGACCTCGAGCAAGGACCTGCCCGTTATATATGGGGACGTGGACCTGACCGAGCCGCTGAAAACATATTTGCAGGACGGCAATAACGAAATTGCGGTCGAGATCCATCAGCAGAGCGACAGCAGCTCGGATCTATATTTCGATATGAAGCTTGCCGCGTTAGCGCAGGCACCGGCACTGGATATTTCCAAGGTAACGGTAACCTTCCATGGAGACGCGACCAGCGCGAAAGGCTTTACCTGGTATACGCCGCTGGGCTCTTCCCAAAGCGATGTCCAGGTTGTGGAGAATCGCGGGGCCGGGCCGGACTTCAGTCAGGCGCTAGCATTTAGCGGTCGTACTTCCGTCTCCTCGAATTCTCCGGGAGAGCATGTACATAAAGCGGAAGCGACAGGTTTAATGGCGGATACCTCCTATTATTTCAGAGTTGGGGACCAGAGCCTGAATGTGTGGAGCGAGGTGGGTACCTTTCAGACGGCACCTGTCAGCGGTGCCTTCACGTTTATCGATCTGACGGATACACAAGCGAAGGAAGAGGACGAGGCGATGCTGTCGGCAGCTACCTTGTCCAAAGCACTTGCCACTATTCCAGATGCTAAATTCGTTGTCCATAACGGAGATGTGGTGGAGAACGGCACATCGGAGCAGGAATGGAACTGGTTGCTGGGTCATTCGCAATCCAGCCTTTTGAATACAACGATTGCCCCTTCCGCAGGGAATCACGAGAATAAGAATTATGCCTTCTACGAGCATTTTAATGTGAAGCAGCCAGACAACGCTGCAACGATTACTGGCGCGTACTACTCTTATGATTACAGCAATGCGCATTTCATCGTGCTTAACTCCAATGAGAATTCGCCCGAGTACGCGAACTTCTCTGCAGAGCAAGTCGCGTGGGTGAAGCAGGATGTGGAGCAAGCGAAGGCTGCCGGTGCAGACTGGATTATCGTCAATATCCATAAAGGGCCGTATACAACTTCGAACCACGCAACCGACAGTGACATCATGGGTGCGAACGGAGTAAGGAACAAAATTGCTCCTCTGATGAACGAGCTGGGAATTGATATGGTGCTGCAGGGCCATGATCACATCTATGCGCGGACAAAGCCGATCAAGAGCGACGGAACCGCCGAGGATGCCACGAAAATTACCGAGATGTTTAATGGGCAGAACATCGAATATGCAGTTAAGCCGGATGGAACCATCTACATGATTCCTGCCACCGCAGGAGCCAAGGTTTATTTCAAGAACCAGAAGCCGGAGCTGGGTGATTCATATTTCAATTTGTTTGAGCGCGCCGAAGAGAACCACGCCCGCCAGTACGGAAATACAACCAGCCTTGCCAGAGGCCAGGTTCAGAACTTTGTCGGGTTTACGATCGACGGTGGCAGGCTGACAGCTGTGACGTATGAAATCGATCAGAATCAGATGAACGGGCAGCCGTTTATCGTGGATCAGTTTGGAATTATGAAGGAGACGAAGCCGGATCCTGTTCAGGAAAAAGTGAGCAAAGTGACGGTTACGTTCCACGGCGATGCCAAAACATCCAAGGGTTTCACCTGGTATACATCCCAGCAGGTGACAGGCAGTGACCTTCAGATCGTGGAGAAGTCTGCTGTCGCTCCTGACTTTACGAATGGGATCACGTTCCAAGGACGTTCGGCTGCTTCTACTAATTCAGCAGCAGAACTTGTGCATAAAGAGGAAGCAACGAAACTCAAGCCCAATACGTCCTACGATTTCCGCGTAGGAGATGCAGCGCTTGGGGTTTGGAGTGAGACGGGAACCTTCCGGACTGCGCCGGAGAAAGGAGCGTTCACGTTCATTGATTTGGCCGATACGCAGGCGAAGGCAGAAGATGAAGCGGTGCTTTCATCCGAGACACTTGCCAAGGCGCTGGCTACCGTGCCGGAAGCGCAATTCGTTGTCCATAACGGCGATATTGTAGACAAGGGCGTCAAGGAAGAACAGTGGAATTGGCTGTTAGGTCATTCACAGGAAAGCTTGCTCCATACGACGCTGGTGCCATCTGCGGGTAACCACGAGGATGAAAACTACGCCTTCATCGAACATTTCAATGTACAGCAGCCGGATAATTCGGCAACCGAGACCGGAGCGTACTACTCATACGATTACAGCAACGCGCATTTCGTTGTGTTGAATTCCAATGAGGACTCGGACGTGTACGATAATTTCTCTGTCGAGCAGGTGGAATGGCTCAAACAAGATGTGCAGAAGGCTAAAAAAGCCGGAGCGGAGTGGGTGATCGTCAATATTCACAAAGGTCCGTACACTACTTCGAATCATGCGACGGACTCCGATATTATGGGAGCTAACGGCGTGCGGTCCAAGATTGCTCCGTTAATGGCAGAGCTCGGCATTGATTTTGTATTGCAGGGTCATGATCATATTTATGCCCGCACCAAACCGATCAAGGCTGACGGCAAAGCGGCAGAGCCGGAGAAGATTACGGAGATGCTAAACGGCGAGAAGCTGGAATACTCGGTTAATCCGGACGGTACGATCTATTTGATTCCGGCAACCGCAGGACCGAAAGTTTATTATAAGAATCCGAGTGAAAAGCTTGGGGATGCATACTACGGACTGTTTGAACGCGCGGAAGAAAACCATGCGGCCAAATACGGACCGGATCCGAGCGATAACCGGCGTCCGAAACGCAGCCAGGTACAAAACTTCGTCGGTATTACGATCGATGGCGGCAAGCTGACCGCGGTCAGCTATGAAATTGACCAGAACCTCAATGGTGCACAGCCATTTATCATTGATCAATTCGGTATCGTGAAGAAGGATGTTCAAACGCCGAATCCCGATCCAGGAACTCCAGGTCCGGGACCAGGTCCAGGAACACCGAATCCGGGGCCTGGCACATCCAATCCAGGATCAGGAAGCAACTCTGGTTCAGGCAATAATCCAGGTTCCGGTTCAGGAAGTGGCTCAGGATCAGGCTCGGGGAACGGTTCAGGTGCCGGGAATGGAACGAACCCGGGTAACGGATCGGAAACAGGTTCTCAGCCTGGAAGCAACCCTGGTACGGATTCGGGTAATGGGAATCTACCGGCGCTGAGGGATACCGCGGGGCACTGGGCCAAATCAGCCATCGATAAGGCCGTGGCAGCAGGCTTTGTCAACGGGTATGGAGACGGAACCTTCAGGCCAAATCAACAGGTTACGCGGGCTGAATTCATGGCTATGCTGGGCCGCGCGCTGCATCTGACCGAAGGCGGGACTAAGCTTACGTTCACGGACGCAGGCAAGATTCCTTCGTGGGCCAAGGATGCTGTAGCGCAAGGCGTGGCAGCAGGCATCATCAGCGGTTACAAGGATGGCTCCTTCGGTCCGCACAAGCCGCTGAACCGGGCCGAGCTGGTAGCGATGATCGTTCGTGCCAGCGGAATAAATCCCGACTCGGTAGCGAAATTGACCTTTAAAGATACGAAGGAAATTCCGAAGTGGGCTGCGCGGTATATTGCGACTGCGGTTGATGCAGGACTTGTGGGCGGTGTGGGTAACAATCGCTTCGCTCCACAGCAATTCGCAACACGGGCGGAAGCCGTGACGCTGATTATCGGACTTCTTGAACACGTGAACTGA
- a CDS encoding family 10 glycosylhydrolase produces the protein MKTRRHVYRSSRSILCMTLALAMMFSTAVSAWGSSSVNADANAGDPRAVVIENFESVTNLSATSVRGKAQLDVVGRPEPIYYGHHAAALTYDFVGSESGTSAAYLNFKDPDGSTGRSVPGSPTALGLWVYGDGGNHWLRAQLQDASGGKHAVDLTSTSGFSWKGWKYVKFNVPSTIKAPLKVNQIYITELKDTNKNKGTVYFDRLSAFYTASQVYGLDIGGLTPMGVGETAKPQVYATYEGHTEPALLTTGVKLTSSDDNIATVTGATYDTIEALAPGTVTITAEYGDGPKSQYELHITQDVPAPGELLLSGPLHMETSLTGNMRTSVVYSVYGNQTDPVWLTEGISYASHQPGVVSVDQAGQLTAVSAGTADITASYRGITAQHAITVTDPVPVLQSIELQGLTAVTVGDSFETAVSATYSWMEEPVIITEGVTFTSSHPDVAAVDDKGVVSGLKIGSARVTATFQGKTSSLYITVNKASEHPKAEMRAAWIATVDNIDWPAKGVTDPDQQKQQFISLLDQLEDAGMNAVIMQIKPTADAFYPSNYGPWSEWLTGVQGKDPGYDPLAFLLEEVHKRNMEFHAWFNPYRISLQGDVNKLVADHPARQHPEWVEEYGGKLYFNPGIPEAQQFIIDGIMEVVRNYDIDAVHFDDYFYPYPVTGVDFPDTDTFNQYKGSFTNKGDWRRNNVNQFIQNVNEAIKAEKSYVKFGISPFGIWKNKSSDPTGSETNGLESYNAIYADSKKWVEEEWIDYITPQIYWNIGYSAAAYDKLIDWWSGIVSGKNVHLYSGQAVYKIGSNADWSNPEEMPNQIHYNRNFEEVRGSIYFSSKWFKDNALGFTDRLKNDLYRYPALIPAMPWIDSEVPTSPKKPKADQKQEGVKLSWRSTGDETYYAVYRYDGRDAGSVQDPSHLLGTLRKTADKMQFFVDHTVAEGQTYTYVVTAVDRLHNESAPSKPVTVKVKHSGKPGKPPVNPPGKPSRP, from the coding sequence ATGAAAACCAGAAGACATGTCTATCGAAGCAGCAGGTCGATCCTGTGCATGACGCTGGCGTTAGCGATGATGTTCAGTACAGCTGTTTCTGCATGGGGCAGCAGTTCCGTTAATGCAGACGCAAACGCCGGAGATCCACGCGCTGTTGTGATTGAAAATTTCGAATCGGTAACCAATTTGTCCGCAACCTCCGTAAGGGGAAAGGCTCAGCTGGATGTAGTGGGGAGGCCGGAACCAATCTATTATGGACATCACGCTGCAGCTCTAACGTATGATTTTGTGGGCAGCGAATCCGGTACCTCGGCGGCTTATCTCAACTTCAAAGATCCGGACGGTTCTACCGGCAGAAGCGTCCCCGGTTCACCGACTGCACTCGGTTTATGGGTTTACGGCGACGGCGGGAATCATTGGCTCCGTGCCCAGCTTCAGGACGCTTCCGGCGGCAAGCATGCCGTGGATTTAACCTCTACCTCCGGTTTTAGCTGGAAGGGCTGGAAATACGTCAAATTTAACGTCCCCTCTACCATCAAGGCTCCTCTCAAAGTGAATCAAATCTATATCACCGAATTAAAGGACACGAATAAAAACAAAGGTACCGTATACTTCGACAGGTTGTCCGCATTCTATACGGCTTCCCAGGTGTACGGGCTCGACATTGGCGGGCTGACGCCCATGGGCGTAGGAGAAACGGCGAAGCCCCAGGTATATGCAACCTATGAAGGACATACGGAACCTGCATTATTAACAACCGGCGTGAAACTCACCAGCAGTGACGATAACATCGCTACTGTCACGGGCGCTACATACGACACTATTGAAGCATTGGCGCCGGGAACGGTAACCATAACGGCAGAATACGGAGATGGACCAAAATCTCAGTATGAGCTTCATATTACGCAGGATGTGCCAGCCCCTGGAGAATTGCTGTTATCCGGGCCGCTTCATATGGAGACCAGTCTTACCGGCAACATGAGAACCAGTGTGGTTTACTCCGTATACGGAAACCAGACGGACCCTGTATGGCTGACTGAAGGAATTAGCTATGCAAGCCATCAACCGGGCGTTGTATCTGTAGATCAAGCCGGTCAATTGACAGCAGTTTCCGCAGGAACGGCAGACATTACGGCTTCGTACCGTGGAATAACCGCACAGCATGCCATTACGGTGACGGACCCGGTTCCTGTTCTGCAGAGCATCGAACTTCAAGGACTTACAGCGGTTACGGTTGGAGACTCCTTCGAGACGGCGGTGTCCGCAACCTACTCCTGGATGGAGGAGCCGGTGATCATAACGGAAGGCGTTACGTTTACCAGCAGTCATCCGGATGTAGCCGCTGTCGATGATAAAGGAGTGGTATCCGGCTTGAAGATAGGTTCCGCTAGAGTAACAGCGACATTCCAAGGAAAGACCAGTTCCCTCTACATCACGGTGAACAAAGCTTCTGAGCATCCGAAAGCCGAGATGAGAGCGGCCTGGATTGCAACCGTCGACAATATTGACTGGCCAGCCAAAGGAGTCACCGATCCGGATCAGCAGAAGCAGCAGTTTATCAGTCTGCTTGATCAGTTGGAGGATGCGGGAATGAATGCGGTCATTATGCAGATCAAGCCGACGGCGGACGCATTCTACCCGTCCAATTACGGGCCATGGTCAGAATGGCTGACGGGAGTTCAGGGCAAAGATCCGGGGTACGATCCGCTGGCATTCCTGCTGGAGGAAGTCCATAAGCGAAACATGGAGTTTCATGCCTGGTTTAATCCATACCGCATCAGTCTTCAAGGAGACGTTAACAAACTTGTAGCAGACCACCCGGCCAGGCAGCATCCGGAGTGGGTTGAAGAATATGGCGGCAAGCTGTATTTCAACCCAGGAATACCGGAAGCGCAACAGTTTATTATCGACGGCATCATGGAGGTCGTTCGGAATTACGACATCGACGCCGTGCATTTTGACGATTACTTCTACCCGTATCCCGTAACCGGCGTGGATTTCCCGGATACGGACACCTTTAACCAATACAAAGGCTCCTTTACGAATAAGGGAGACTGGAGAAGAAATAACGTCAATCAATTCATTCAGAACGTGAACGAAGCCATCAAGGCAGAGAAGAGTTACGTGAAATTCGGCATCAGTCCGTTTGGTATCTGGAAAAATAAATCCAGCGATCCGACCGGCTCTGAAACCAATGGTCTTGAGAGTTACAATGCCATCTATGCCGACTCGAAGAAATGGGTTGAAGAAGAGTGGATCGATTATATCACACCTCAGATTTATTGGAATATCGGTTATTCCGCTGCCGCTTACGATAAGCTGATCGATTGGTGGAGCGGGATCGTGTCCGGCAAGAACGTTCATCTATACAGCGGACAAGCCGTATATAAAATCGGGTCGAATGCCGATTGGTCCAACCCCGAAGAGATGCCGAACCAGATCCATTACAACCGCAACTTTGAGGAAGTCCGGGGCAGCATATACTTCAGCTCCAAATGGTTTAAGGATAATGCGCTCGGATTTACGGATAGACTGAAGAACGATCTGTATCGATATCCGGCATTGATCCCGGCGATGCCTTGGATCGATTCGGAGGTGCCGACTTCGCCCAAGAAGCCAAAGGCTGATCAAAAGCAAGAAGGCGTGAAGCTAAGCTGGAGGTCGACAGGTGACGAGACGTATTATGCGGTCTATCGTTATGATGGCCGAGACGCCGGCAGTGTTCAAGATCCGTCGCATTTGTTAGGGACTCTCCGAAAAACAGCCGATAAGATGCAATTCTTTGTCGATCATACCGTAGCGGAGGGACAAACCTATACGTATGTCGTGACGGCAGTTGATCGTCTGCATAATGAGAGTGCCCCAAGCAAACCGGTCACGGTGAAAGTGAAGCATAGTGGTAAGCCTGGAAAGCCCCCGGTGAATCCACCAGGGAAACCGAGCAGACCGTGA
- a CDS encoding TVP38/TMEM64 family protein, giving the protein MFKKLGMALVYAAVGGLVYFYGDAILVWIRSTDSIMLMMFMAVIMALFPVIPYPVVGGVIGAALGPVIGGIVTWVGSTVASILMFMFIRYGYQEWGDRVLYRYNRLGKVTTMFERNAFLTILFTRLIPFIPSIVINVYAALSKVTFASYSIASALGKIPAMLLFSMVGDHLMTDPSHIIITIGVYGVFLVITLMVYRLSGFGRSGRTETERL; this is encoded by the coding sequence ATGTTCAAGAAATTAGGAATGGCATTGGTTTACGCCGCCGTAGGTGGTCTTGTTTACTTTTATGGCGATGCCATATTGGTATGGATTCGATCGACAGACAGTATCATGCTGATGATGTTCATGGCCGTCATCATGGCCTTGTTTCCGGTGATCCCTTATCCGGTGGTAGGAGGCGTTATCGGTGCCGCCCTGGGGCCGGTCATCGGCGGAATTGTCACTTGGGTCGGCTCCACCGTCGCTTCCATCCTTATGTTTATGTTCATCCGATACGGCTATCAGGAATGGGGCGACCGGGTGCTTTACCGTTATAACAGGCTGGGAAAAGTGACAACGATGTTCGAACGGAACGCCTTTTTGACCATCCTGTTTACCCGGTTGATCCCGTTTATTCCTTCCATTGTCATCAATGTGTACGCGGCTCTCAGCAAGGTAACGTTCGCATCATACAGCATCGCGTCCGCGTTAGGCAAAATCCCAGCCATGCTGCTGTTCTCGATGGTGGGGGATCATCTCATGACAGACCCTTCCCACATCATCATCACCATCGGCGTATATGGCGTATTTCTTGTGATAACCCTTATGGTTTACCGATTGTCGGGCTTTGGTCGTTCAGGAAGAACGGAGACCGAACGTTTATAA
- a CDS encoding PH domain-containing protein, whose product MNEPTRLHRLFILFPLVSSVKSLIPIAALVSIKFLNGKSLRDIPWYWLSAAIVILVSLLLLYGYLKWKRFVYTLEEDKILIRRGVLFREELSIYTGRIHSMNMEQPLLQRILGLTQVRIETPGKTEGGGILPAITNSEGERLQRWLREQTRTRQTQREVHQAHESPDPSDQSLPVQTEGPSVQPPETRENYESIQPSNQNMGYGSDLLEDSDSGVVGRKNANDPITVQEERSTLLQLSSGRLLIAALSSPNLSLALAFVGGILSFADDLLPDRMYQLLFQSAGKLLPGSWISIAAVALIVSWLLSAVLYTIKYAGFTVERIGKQISVSCGLLERKRLLFSPERVLAITVKEGVFRRWFGYAEVKVHVLTSESDKHFMLHPLLKTGDIPALLNRVTPQFSAQTITASPPPRAKWMYLRWKLAFAAVVSAPCIWYFDKLGLLSLLLLPLSLAWGLLSHRDSGLNVTDKQLTIRSRFIAMSTRYIRRPQIIAMEVSGTRRQRRRGLLSLQVKMIFSEINESLSGMDQREIEAVRAWFQKKKGENSASAERSGPASSIEHL is encoded by the coding sequence ATGAATGAACCGACAAGACTTCACCGGCTGTTCATCCTGTTCCCGCTCGTAAGCAGCGTTAAATCACTCATTCCGATCGCCGCTCTGGTATCCATCAAATTCCTTAACGGAAAATCGCTGCGCGACATCCCCTGGTACTGGCTGTCCGCCGCCATCGTCATCCTGGTCTCGCTTCTGCTTCTGTACGGGTATCTGAAGTGGAAACGCTTCGTCTATACGTTAGAAGAAGACAAAATCCTCATCCGTCGCGGCGTTCTGTTCCGTGAGGAATTGTCCATCTATACGGGCCGCATTCATTCCATGAATATGGAGCAGCCCTTGCTGCAGCGTATATTGGGGCTTACCCAGGTCCGAATCGAAACGCCGGGCAAAACGGAAGGCGGGGGCATACTGCCTGCCATTACCAATAGCGAAGGCGAACGGCTGCAGCGCTGGCTACGCGAGCAAACCCGAACAAGGCAGACGCAGCGTGAGGTTCACCAAGCCCATGAAAGCCCCGACCCATCCGATCAGAGCCTTCCCGTTCAGACGGAGGGGCCATCTGTTCAACCGCCGGAAACCCGAGAGAATTACGAATCCATTCAACCGTCGAATCAGAACATGGGATACGGAAGCGATCTTTTGGAGGATTCCGATTCGGGCGTCGTTGGCAGAAAGAATGCAAACGATCCAATCACCGTACAGGAAGAACGCAGCACGCTGCTGCAACTATCCTCCGGACGCCTGCTCATTGCCGCACTTTCCTCACCCAACCTGTCGCTGGCTTTAGCCTTTGTGGGCGGTATTTTATCTTTTGCCGATGACCTGCTCCCGGATCGGATGTACCAATTGCTGTTTCAATCGGCAGGGAAGCTGCTGCCCGGCAGTTGGATCAGCATTGCTGCTGTGGCGCTCATCGTATCCTGGCTGCTCTCCGCCGTGCTCTACACGATCAAATATGCGGGATTTACCGTCGAGCGGATCGGGAAACAAATCTCAGTCAGTTGCGGTCTGCTGGAGAGAAAGAGACTGCTCTTCTCTCCCGAACGAGTGCTGGCCATCACCGTTAAAGAAGGCGTATTCCGGCGCTGGTTCGGTTACGCTGAAGTGAAGGTTCATGTGCTTACGTCTGAGTCTGACAAGCATTTCATGCTTCACCCTCTACTGAAGACTGGAGATATTCCGGCACTGCTGAATCGGGTTACGCCTCAATTCAGCGCTCAGACCATTACCGCTTCGCCGCCGCCCCGCGCAAAATGGATGTACTTGCGGTGGAAGCTGGCTTTTGCCGCGGTAGTTAGTGCCCCATGCATTTGGTATTTTGACAAGCTCGGTTTGTTATCACTTCTGCTGCTTCCGCTCTCGTTAGCTTGGGGACTCCTCTCGCACCGGGATTCCGGACTTAATGTAACGGATAAACAGCTAACGATCCGCAGCCGTTTCATTGCTATGTCCACCAGGTATATACGCAGGCCGCAGATTATCGCCATGGAGGTTAGCGGTACCCGCAGACAGCGAAGAAGGGGGCTTCTATCCCTTCAAGTGAAGATGATATTCAGCGAGATCAACGAAAGTTTAAGCGGAATGGATCAGCGAGAGATCGAGGCTGTTCGGGCTTGGTTCCAAAAGAAAAAGGGCGAGAACTCCGCATCTGCTGAACGGAGTGGTCCCGCCTCATCAATTGAACACTTATAA